One region of Cytophagia bacterium CHB2 genomic DNA includes:
- a CDS encoding UDP-N-acetylglucosamine 2-epimerase (non-hydrolyzing) — MRKKSLPPGGHRQLKIAAVFGTRPEVIKLFPVIKQLEKHPNLQSLVISTSQHREMIDELLPLFDLKLDHDLNIIQPNQSLTDISTRALAGLEAIFRQERPDLVLVQGDTTTAFAGALAAFYHKLPVGHLEAGLRSHDKTSPYPEEINRRLIATIASLHFAPTVKNAVNLYREGVHVEDIFVTGNTVIDALLHIAARKRGILRDYLPAAALQAPRMILVTAHRRENQGA, encoded by the coding sequence ATGCGCAAAAAATCATTGCCGCCCGGTGGGCACAGACAGTTAAAGATCGCCGCCGTTTTCGGCACCCGGCCGGAAGTCATCAAGCTTTTTCCGGTAATCAAACAACTCGAAAAGCACCCAAACCTGCAAAGCCTGGTGATCTCAACGTCGCAGCATCGCGAGATGATCGACGAGCTGCTGCCGTTGTTCGATCTGAAGCTCGATCACGATCTCAACATCATACAGCCGAATCAATCGCTGACGGATATTTCCACGCGCGCACTCGCCGGGCTGGAGGCTATTTTCCGCCAAGAACGTCCGGACTTGGTTTTGGTGCAGGGCGATACCACCACGGCTTTTGCCGGCGCGCTCGCCGCGTTTTATCACAAACTTCCCGTCGGCCACCTCGAAGCGGGTTTGCGCTCTCACGACAAGACGAGCCCCTATCCCGAGGAAATCAACCGCCGGCTCATCGCCACCATTGCCAGCTTGCACTTTGCACCGACCGTGAAGAATGCCGTCAACCTGTATCGGGAAGGCGTCCATGTCGAAGATATCTTTGTGACGGGCAATACCGTGATCGATGCTTTGCTTCACATTGCTGCGCGTAAACGCGGAATCTTGCGTGACTATCTTCCTGCCGCAGCGTTGCAGGCGCCGCGCATGATTTTGGTGACCGCGCATCGCCGGGAAAACCAGGGCGCCT
- a CDS encoding WecB/TagA/CpsF family glycosyltransferase, with amino-acid sequence MKIDILGIKVDRVGMSETIARIEKFITDGIPRIVITPNVDHLIKARKDSDFKRIYASADLSVPDGVPLLWAAKFLGTPLIERVNGTDLFEALCARAAGKGYRIFFLGAAPGIAAAAARTLERRHPGLQVVGTYSPPFDFLESAAENQKIEDMIRAARPDILFVGLGAPKQEKWIARHRHRLLVPVSIGIGASFEYVAGCTARAPYWMQRTGLEWLYRIVENPGRYWRRYAEDMAFFPLVFAQRLKRLSQKGTPRPAY; translated from the coding sequence ATGAAAATCGACATTCTCGGCATCAAGGTGGATCGGGTCGGCATGTCTGAAACGATTGCGAGGATTGAAAAATTCATTACCGACGGCATTCCACGCATCGTTATCACGCCCAATGTCGATCATCTCATCAAAGCGCGCAAGGATAGCGACTTCAAACGCATTTATGCTAGCGCCGATCTTTCCGTGCCGGACGGCGTGCCGCTGCTCTGGGCGGCAAAATTCCTCGGCACGCCACTGATCGAACGGGTAAACGGCACCGATTTGTTTGAAGCATTGTGTGCACGCGCCGCCGGCAAGGGCTATCGCATCTTCTTTCTCGGCGCGGCGCCGGGCATTGCCGCAGCCGCAGCCAGGACATTGGAGCGACGCCATCCCGGACTCCAAGTTGTCGGAACCTATTCACCGCCGTTCGATTTTCTCGAATCTGCGGCAGAAAACCAAAAAATCGAAGACATGATTCGCGCCGCCCGGCCGGACATTCTTTTCGTTGGCCTGGGCGCGCCGAAGCAGGAGAAATGGATTGCTCGGCACCGGCATCGTTTGCTGGTGCCGGTGAGCATCGGCATCGGCGCATCGTTTGAATACGTTGCCGGCTGCACGGCGCGGGCGCCGTATTGGATGCAACGAACCGGCTTGGAGTGGCTATACCGTATCGTCGAAAATCCTGGACGTTATTGGCGGCGCTATGCGGAGGATATGGCTTTCTTTCCGCTGGTTTTTGCACAACGTCTCAAACGTCTGTCGCAAAAAGGCACGCCGCGCCCGGCGTATTAA
- a CDS encoding glycosyltransferase family 2 protein, with translation MTIMLGTYAIISPVRNEAKYLDRTIQSVIKQTWRPVEWVIVDDGSSDDTATIAETAAAQHPWIKVIRRANRGFREPGKGVVAAFNEGLAQLGQKQSDFICKMDGDLEFAPNYFATLLREFERRPNLGMASGATFLQRPNGKVMQEKVAPNFVVGPIKLYRRTCFEDIGGLEPHLGWDTIDVYRARMCGWETANYPDQVVIHLRQMGTAKGIVWGKIKTGMGEHYYGSHPLFVLARCLYRMSERPYGIIGLSIALGYMKALLQRKPRINDPQFIKFLRAEQLARLRQMLMPWRRRAATAAIHLNKTLAAPSRVSTLTHG, from the coding sequence ATGACAATCATGCTGGGAACCTATGCCATTATCTCACCGGTGCGCAACGAAGCCAAATATCTTGATCGCACGATTCAATCCGTCATCAAGCAAACGTGGCGGCCGGTGGAATGGGTGATCGTTGACGACGGCTCTTCCGACGATACGGCTACAATCGCCGAAACCGCAGCGGCGCAACACCCGTGGATCAAAGTCATACGCCGCGCGAATCGCGGCTTCCGCGAACCTGGAAAAGGCGTGGTGGCAGCATTCAACGAGGGTTTGGCGCAGCTTGGCCAAAAACAATCTGATTTCATTTGCAAGATGGACGGCGATTTGGAGTTTGCGCCAAATTATTTTGCCACGCTCTTGCGAGAATTCGAGCGGCGGCCAAACCTGGGTATGGCGAGTGGCGCGACGTTTTTGCAAAGGCCCAACGGTAAAGTCATGCAGGAAAAAGTTGCGCCCAATTTCGTGGTCGGCCCCATCAAGCTGTATCGCCGCACATGCTTCGAAGATATCGGCGGCTTGGAGCCGCATCTGGGCTGGGACACGATCGATGTTTATCGCGCCCGCATGTGTGGCTGGGAAACCGCCAATTATCCCGATCAGGTCGTGATCCATCTGCGCCAAATGGGCACGGCCAAAGGCATCGTGTGGGGAAAAATAAAAACCGGCATGGGTGAGCACTATTACGGCTCGCATCCGCTCTTCGTGCTGGCGCGCTGCCTCTATCGCATGAGCGAGCGGCCTTACGGCATCATCGGTTTGTCTATCGCGCTGGGTTATATGAAAGCGCTGCTGCAACGCAAGCCGCGCATCAACGATCCGCAGTTCATCAAATTCTTACGCGCCGAGCAGCTTGCGCGTTTACGGCAAATGCTCATGCCCTGGAGGCGCCGTGCTGCGACCGCAGCAATCCATTTGAACAAAACACTAGCGGCGCCTTCCCGGGTCTCCACCTTGACGCACGGCTGA
- a CDS encoding colanic acid biosynthesis glycosyltransferase WcaL — translation MIRIAYIVTRFPKLSETFVYREVLELRKQGAEVECFSIHRPLPEPLPPEAKALSQETTYLWPPHLLRFLLGILKLVALYPGKFFETLTFFLRRAPQNFSGKQRFVLHFLEGAYLAHLCRQRSVEYIHAHFANGPSSVALAAHMLSGIPFGFTCHAQDIYSDPLMLDIKINRAQLPLTISQYNREYIFENYFLQNRAKLRLHRVAIDLAHFRPRPRAVASGDSPLLVAIGRLVPKKGFIHLIHACERLAQRGIAFRCQIIGEGPERAALQDAILAAKLEDTVSLLGAQPDVKKYLHEADIFVMPCVLDESGDRDGIPTTLMEAMAMQVPVISTNVSGIPELVRHEQTGLLTPPEDAEALTHAICRLIVDEKLRQELAASGRRHIELHHDLATNAGLLLQNILRRSSSRDDHTDSRYDATIANRMSRWKSNHFAGNMQASFA, via the coding sequence ATGATTCGCATCGCTTACATCGTCACGCGGTTTCCAAAATTATCGGAAACGTTCGTGTACCGTGAAGTTCTCGAGTTGCGCAAACAAGGCGCTGAGGTCGAGTGCTTCTCGATACATCGTCCGCTGCCGGAGCCACTGCCGCCGGAGGCGAAGGCATTGTCACAAGAAACGACCTATCTCTGGCCGCCGCATCTTCTGCGATTCCTGCTCGGGATATTGAAACTCGTTGCGCTCTATCCCGGTAAATTTTTCGAAACCTTGACTTTTTTTCTGCGGCGGGCGCCTCAAAATTTCAGCGGGAAGCAGCGCTTCGTGTTGCATTTTCTCGAAGGCGCATATCTGGCGCATCTGTGCCGGCAGCGCAGCGTCGAATACATTCACGCGCATTTTGCCAACGGCCCTTCCAGCGTGGCATTAGCCGCGCATATGTTGAGCGGCATTCCGTTCGGCTTCACGTGCCACGCGCAGGACATTTATTCCGACCCGCTCATGCTCGATATCAAAATCAATCGCGCGCAATTGCCCTTGACGATTTCGCAATACAATCGCGAATACATCTTCGAGAATTATTTCCTGCAGAACAGGGCCAAGCTGCGCCTGCATCGCGTTGCAATCGATCTTGCGCATTTTCGCCCACGCCCTCGCGCGGTTGCGAGCGGAGATTCCCCGTTGCTGGTGGCCATTGGCCGGCTCGTTCCCAAAAAAGGCTTCATTCATCTTATTCACGCCTGCGAACGGCTGGCGCAGCGCGGCATCGCTTTTCGCTGCCAGATTATCGGCGAAGGGCCTGAGCGTGCGGCCTTACAGGACGCCATTCTCGCCGCCAAACTAGAGGATACGGTGAGCTTGCTCGGCGCACAACCAGACGTTAAAAAATATTTGCATGAGGCAGATATTTTCGTGATGCCCTGCGTGCTTGACGAATCCGGCGACCGCGACGGCATCCCCACGACGCTGATGGAAGCCATGGCCATGCAAGTGCCGGTGATCTCCACCAACGTTTCCGGCATTCCCGAATTGGTGCGACACGAGCAAACCGGGCTTCTGACTCCGCCGGAAGATGCGGAAGCATTGACACATGCGATTTGCCGTTTGATCGTTGACGAAAAACTCCGGCAGGAACTCGCCGCCTCCGGCCGGCGCCACATCGAGTTGCATCATGATCTCGCGACGAATGCCGGACTGCTTCTGCAAAACATTCTGCGGCGCTCCTCCTCGCGCGACGATCATACCGATTCGAGATATGATGCGACGATTGCGAATCGCATGTCCAGATGGAAGAGCAATCACTTCGCTGGAAACATGCAAGCGTCGTTTGCATGA
- the asnB gene encoding asparagine synthase (glutamine-hydrolyzing), producing MCGISGIFFVDEPRPGMASRIHRMTDTLRHRGPDDEGYCLVNSKTGACRFAAGAESVEEIRNALPTIDGLDQEPYDLALGHRRFAILDLTAGGHQPYFDERSNIGGVFNGLIYNYKEVKTELEAEGVSFYTDCDTEVLFKAYAFWGERCFAKFNGTWAVAIYDFNKRELLLSRDRLGKKPIYVHRTRNALYFASEIKAILRVLNTEVRVNERAVFDYLIGGYRDLSNTTFYEDIESLPPASVLRINARGETASSKYWDLHSNRDSALASAAPGEVAKELRRILEDAVRIRLRADVNLGIELSGGLDSSSIAGLASTVQPRQLSCFTVEYPQTKWNEEPYAREVAMRFKMDYHVVRSPERWFWNDVNEFVALHEEPFHSPNLHTQQAVWRLMHDTGIRVILYGAGGDEVFAGYRKEYFYRHLRDLLKRGQIASFAKNFMNFSELSAHELLAKAWQQFMPKPNNTLPAHSLFTNGLAHFPMLAANGGTAEAQLYMNMTELKMPYWLLSNDKNSLAIPVEVRAPLLDYRLVEFAFQLPVGLLIRDGWLKWILRKAMDDLLPPAITWRRKKMGYPFPLQDWLWNSMRTIETLLAESENPYLNRRYVCENLQPWMAQQPDLVWRILSLELWHRCFIRKQKVASLRPRAASRPATLRAA from the coding sequence ATGTGTGGCATATCAGGAATTTTTTTTGTTGATGAACCTCGGCCCGGCATGGCGAGCCGCATCCATCGCATGACGGATACCCTCCGCCATCGCGGCCCGGACGATGAAGGCTATTGCCTGGTCAACAGCAAAACCGGCGCTTGCCGTTTCGCCGCCGGCGCGGAATCCGTGGAGGAAATTCGCAACGCGCTGCCTACGATCGACGGGCTGGATCAAGAGCCTTATGATTTGGCGCTTGGACACCGGCGCTTTGCGATTCTCGATCTGACAGCCGGCGGGCATCAACCCTATTTCGATGAGCGCAGCAACATTGGCGGCGTGTTCAACGGGCTGATCTACAATTACAAAGAGGTCAAAACCGAGCTGGAAGCCGAGGGCGTGTCCTTCTACACGGATTGTGATACGGAGGTGCTCTTCAAGGCCTATGCCTTCTGGGGTGAACGCTGCTTTGCCAAATTCAACGGGACGTGGGCAGTCGCGATTTATGATTTCAACAAACGCGAATTGCTTTTGTCGCGCGACCGCCTCGGCAAGAAACCGATTTATGTTCATCGCACGCGCAACGCCCTGTATTTCGCCTCAGAGATCAAAGCGATCCTGCGCGTGCTCAATACCGAGGTGCGCGTCAACGAACGCGCCGTGTTTGATTATCTCATCGGCGGTTATCGCGATCTCTCGAATACCACTTTTTATGAGGACATCGAAAGCCTGCCGCCGGCTTCCGTGTTGCGCATCAACGCGCGGGGCGAAACCGCTTCTTCGAAATATTGGGACTTGCATTCGAACCGCGACAGCGCGCTCGCCTCGGCAGCGCCTGGTGAAGTTGCCAAAGAGTTGCGGCGCATACTCGAAGACGCGGTGCGCATTCGGCTGCGCGCCGATGTCAATCTCGGCATCGAGTTGAGCGGCGGCTTGGATTCTTCTTCGATCGCGGGATTGGCCAGCACCGTTCAGCCGCGGCAGCTTTCCTGCTTTACGGTGGAATATCCACAGACGAAGTGGAACGAAGAGCCTTACGCGCGCGAAGTCGCGATGCGCTTTAAAATGGACTATCATGTCGTGCGCTCGCCGGAACGTTGGTTTTGGAATGACGTCAATGAATTCGTTGCTTTGCACGAAGAGCCGTTTCATTCGCCGAACTTGCACACCCAGCAGGCGGTGTGGCGGCTCATGCACGACACCGGCATTCGCGTCATTCTGTACGGCGCCGGCGGCGATGAAGTATTCGCAGGGTATCGCAAAGAATACTTCTATCGCCATCTGCGCGATTTATTGAAACGCGGGCAAATCGCTTCCTTCGCGAAAAATTTCATGAACTTTTCCGAGCTTTCAGCGCACGAGCTGCTGGCCAAAGCCTGGCAGCAGTTTATGCCCAAGCCCAACAACACGCTGCCGGCGCACAGCTTATTCACCAACGGCTTGGCCCATTTTCCCATGCTTGCGGCAAACGGCGGCACGGCAGAAGCGCAACTGTACATGAACATGACGGAGCTGAAGATGCCGTATTGGCTGCTGTCGAATGACAAGAACTCGCTTGCCATTCCGGTCGAAGTGCGGGCGCCATTGCTGGACTATCGTTTGGTGGAATTCGCGTTTCAGTTGCCGGTGGGCCTGCTTATTCGCGACGGCTGGTTGAAATGGATTTTGCGCAAAGCGATGGACGATCTGTTGCCGCCGGCGATCACGTGGCGGCGCAAAAAAATGGGATATCCGTTTCCGCTGCAAGACTGGCTGTGGAATTCGATGCGCACGATCGAGACGCTCCTGGCGGAAAGCGAGAATCCCTATCTCAATCGCCGTTACGTCTGCGAGAATCTCCAGCCATGGATGGCGCAACAGCCGGACCTGGTTTGGAGAATTCTAAGCCTGGAGTTGTGGCATCGCTGCTTTATTCGTAAACAAAAAGTCGCTAGCCTGCGCCCCCGCGCCGCAAGCCGGCCGGCCACGTTGAGGGCAGCCTAG